Proteins co-encoded in one Methylobacterium sp. WL1 genomic window:
- a CDS encoding xanthine dehydrogenase family protein molybdopterin-binding subunit, producing MTQTFSSTGRDTFVGSPRSRIDGPAKVTGLAKYAGEFAAPDLAYGTVVSSAIAKGRIVAIDSAEAEAVPGVLKVITHENRPRTAWRDKNFQDAVAPPGSPFRALYDDLIVFSGQPVALVVAEDFETARYAASLIQVRYEAQEPVTDITAARGDAYEPPYKREGIKPPPEPWGDADQAFGRAPIRVQGGYTLANEHHNPMEPHATTVVVEEDGTYTVYDKIQGVSNSHQYLANVFGLKPDQVRVLNPYLGGGFGSGLRPQYQAFLAMLAAQELKRSVRVTLTRDQMWSFTYRSEALQTVSLGAERDGTLTALRHDAVQGTSHFEDYQEVVVNWSGVLYRCDNVALTYRIAKLDTATPGDMRAPGAVAGVFAIETAMDELAYATGMDPIALRLKNYAVSDATAEGKPFGSKELKACFTQGAERFGWSRRSPEPRSMREGRELVGWGVATGVWESMMMQSNAIATLTADGRLTVGNSTGDIGTGTYTILTQIAADTLGLPMESVTTKLGDTRLPEAPVAGGSWTAASSGTAVMKACRNVGEQVFKLARGLENSPLANVDFDRAVFSDGRISVAGDPGRSVSMVDVMRAAGIDKVEAVEEAGPDKDFNDTYQAYTHSAIFVEVKVDEELGQIRLTRVVSAIAAGKILNPKTARSQILGGVVMGIGSALEEESMLDHRLGRFMNHNLGEYHVPVHADIQDIDVIFVDEEDKANPLGVKGLGEIGIVGTAAAITNAVFHATGKRVRDLPITIDKLL from the coding sequence ATGACCCAGACCTTCAGCTCCACCGGCCGCGACACCTTCGTCGGCAGCCCGCGCAGCCGCATCGACGGACCCGCCAAGGTCACCGGCCTCGCCAAATACGCCGGCGAGTTCGCCGCCCCGGACCTCGCCTACGGCACGGTCGTGTCGAGCGCCATCGCCAAGGGCCGGATCGTGGCGATCGACTCCGCCGAGGCCGAGGCGGTGCCGGGCGTCCTCAAGGTGATCACCCACGAGAACCGGCCGCGCACCGCCTGGCGCGACAAGAACTTCCAGGATGCGGTGGCGCCCCCCGGCTCGCCGTTCCGCGCCCTCTACGACGACCTGATCGTGTTCAGCGGGCAGCCGGTCGCCCTGGTGGTGGCCGAGGATTTCGAGACCGCCCGCTACGCGGCCTCGCTGATCCAGGTCCGCTACGAGGCCCAGGAGCCCGTCACCGACATCACGGCCGCGCGCGGCGACGCCTACGAGCCGCCCTACAAGCGCGAGGGCATCAAGCCGCCGCCGGAGCCGTGGGGCGACGCCGACCAGGCGTTCGGCCGCGCGCCGATCCGCGTGCAGGGCGGCTACACGCTCGCCAACGAGCACCACAACCCGATGGAGCCGCACGCCACCACGGTGGTGGTCGAAGAGGACGGGACCTACACGGTCTACGACAAGATCCAGGGCGTCTCGAACAGCCACCAGTATCTCGCCAACGTGTTCGGCCTGAAGCCCGATCAGGTCCGGGTGCTCAACCCCTATCTCGGCGGCGGCTTCGGCTCGGGCCTGCGCCCGCAATACCAGGCCTTCCTGGCGATGCTGGCCGCCCAGGAGTTGAAGCGCTCGGTCCGGGTGACCCTGACCCGCGACCAGATGTGGTCCTTCACCTACCGGAGCGAGGCGCTGCAGACCGTCTCCCTCGGCGCCGAGCGCGACGGCACCCTGACGGCGCTCCGGCACGATGCCGTGCAGGGCACGTCGCACTTCGAGGATTACCAGGAGGTCGTCGTCAACTGGTCGGGCGTGCTCTACCGCTGCGATAACGTCGCCCTGACCTATCGGATCGCGAAGCTCGACACCGCCACCCCGGGCGACATGCGCGCGCCCGGCGCCGTCGCGGGCGTCTTCGCCATCGAGACCGCCATGGACGAGCTCGCCTACGCGACCGGGATGGACCCGATCGCGTTGCGGTTGAAGAACTACGCGGTCTCGGACGCCACCGCCGAGGGCAAGCCGTTCGGCTCGAAGGAGCTGAAGGCCTGCTTCACGCAAGGCGCCGAGCGCTTCGGCTGGTCCAGGCGCAGCCCGGAGCCGCGCTCCATGCGCGAGGGCCGCGAACTCGTCGGCTGGGGCGTCGCCACGGGCGTCTGGGAATCGATGATGATGCAGTCGAACGCCATCGCGACCCTGACCGCCGACGGCCGGCTGACGGTGGGCAACTCCACCGGCGACATCGGCACCGGCACCTACACGATCCTGACCCAGATCGCCGCCGACACCCTGGGCCTGCCCATGGAATCGGTCACCACCAAGCTCGGCGACACGCGCCTGCCCGAGGCGCCGGTCGCTGGCGGCTCCTGGACGGCGGCCTCCTCCGGCACCGCCGTGATGAAGGCCTGCCGCAACGTCGGCGAGCAGGTGTTCAAGCTGGCCCGCGGGCTGGAGAACTCGCCGCTCGCCAATGTCGACTTCGACCGCGCCGTGTTCTCGGACGGCCGCATCTCGGTGGCGGGCGATCCCGGCCGCAGCGTCTCGATGGTCGACGTGATGCGGGCCGCCGGCATCGACAAGGTCGAGGCGGTCGAGGAGGCGGGCCCCGACAAGGACTTCAACGACACCTACCAGGCCTACACCCATTCGGCGATCTTCGTGGAGGTCAAGGTCGACGAGGAGCTGGGCCAGATCCGGCTCACCCGGGTGGTGTCGGCGATTGCGGCCGGCAAGATCCTCAACCCCAAGACCGCGCGCAGCCAGATCCTGGGCGGCGTGGTGATGGGGATCGGCTCGGCCCTCGAGGAGGAGTCGATGCTCGACCACCGCCTCGGCCGGTTCATGAACCACAATCTCGGCGAGTATCACGTGCCGGTCCACGCCGACATCCAGGATATCGACGTGATCTTCGTGGACGAGGAGGACAAGGCCAACCCGCTCGGCGTCAAGGGGCTGGGCGAGATCGGCATCGTCGGCACCGCGGCGGCGATCACCAACGCGGTGTTCCACGCCACCGGCAAGCGCGTGCGCGACCTGCCGATCACGATCGACAAGCTGCTGTGA
- a CDS encoding haloacid dehalogenase type II translates to MTDAKDLLAGVKAVLFDAYGTLFDVSAAVQRYADAVGPDAEHLSEVWRNKQLEYSWTLSLMGRYAAFWDLTVRALDYALAVHPGVDPGLREKLLDAYRDLDAYPEVPGVLAALRKRGLRTAVLTNGNAAMVDRAVASAGLADHLDAVLSVDDAQVFKTHPDAYRIALVRLAVGEADVLFCSSNRWDVAGANAFGFRTAWVNRRGLPDEYADLAPTGVIGSLDGLL, encoded by the coding sequence ATGACCGACGCCAAGGACCTGCTCGCGGGCGTGAAGGCCGTCCTGTTCGACGCCTACGGCACGCTGTTCGACGTGAGCGCCGCGGTCCAGCGCTACGCCGACGCGGTCGGGCCGGATGCCGAGCACCTCTCCGAGGTCTGGCGCAACAAGCAGCTCGAATACAGCTGGACGCTGTCGCTGATGGGCCGCTACGCCGCCTTCTGGGACCTCACGGTGCGCGCCCTCGACTACGCGCTGGCGGTCCATCCGGGGGTGGATCCCGGATTGCGCGAGAAGCTCCTCGACGCCTACCGGGACCTCGATGCCTATCCCGAGGTGCCGGGCGTGCTGGCGGCCTTGCGCAAGCGCGGCCTCCGCACGGCGGTCCTGACCAACGGCAACGCCGCGATGGTCGACCGCGCCGTGGCCTCGGCGGGGCTCGCCGACCATCTCGACGCGGTGCTCTCGGTGGACGACGCGCAGGTGTTCAAGACCCACCCGGACGCCTACCGGATCGCGCTGGTCCGGCTCGCGGTCGGGGAGGCGGACGTGCTGTTCTGCTCGTCCAACCGCTGGGATGTGGCGGGCGCCAACGCGTTCGGGTTCCGGACCGCCTGGGTGAACCGCCGGGGGCTGCCCGACGAGTACGCGGATCTCGCGCCCACGGGCGTGATCGGTTCGCTCGACGGGCTGCTCTGA
- a CDS encoding superoxide dismutase, translating into MTFTLPELPYAYDALGPYMSKETLEFHHDKHHKAYVDTGNKLLEGTDLQGKSVEEIVKAAYNTNQPLFNNAGQHYNHIHFWQWMKPNGGGAIPGAIAKKIDEDLGGAEKFKADFIQAGVSQFGSGWAWLAVKDGKLAILKTPNGENPLVHGAKPILGVDVWEHSYYIDYRNRRPDYLKAFIENLVNWEHVEKMYGEATA; encoded by the coding sequence ATGACCTTTACGCTGCCGGAACTGCCCTACGCCTACGACGCGCTCGGGCCGTACATGTCGAAGGAAACCCTCGAGTTTCACCACGACAAGCACCACAAGGCCTACGTCGATACCGGCAACAAGCTGCTCGAGGGCACGGATCTCCAGGGCAAGAGCGTCGAGGAGATCGTCAAGGCCGCCTACAACACGAATCAGCCGCTCTTCAACAATGCCGGCCAGCACTACAACCACATCCACTTCTGGCAGTGGATGAAGCCCAATGGCGGCGGCGCGATCCCCGGTGCGATCGCCAAGAAGATCGACGAGGATCTGGGCGGGGCCGAGAAGTTCAAGGCGGACTTCATCCAGGCGGGCGTCAGCCAGTTCGGCTCGGGTTGGGCCTGGCTCGCCGTCAAGGACGGCAAGCTCGCGATCCTGAAGACCCCCAACGGCGAGAACCCGCTGGTCCACGGCGCCAAGCCGATCCTCGGCGTCGACGTGTGGGAGCACTCCTACTACATCGACTACCGCAACCGCCGCCCCGACTATCTCAAGGCGTTCATCGAGAACCTGGTGAACTGGGAGCACGTCGAGAAGATGTACGGCGAGGCGACCGCCTGA
- a CDS encoding helix-turn-helix transcriptional regulator has product MAGQKTDQRDVYVGQRIAEQRRKASLTQRRVAQSFGMSAAQLQKYEKGTNRISAVHLDIFSRMTGVPMDYFFKGMPRNDDFTAPGFAEPEQAPLSEGGGLQGLAEIVGRHITEHFTEEARRDVAAAIRALDNKLNG; this is encoded by the coding sequence ATGGCGGGTCAGAAAACCGATCAGCGCGACGTGTATGTCGGTCAACGCATCGCCGAGCAGCGCCGGAAGGCGTCGCTGACGCAGCGCCGCGTCGCGCAGAGTTTCGGGATGTCGGCAGCACAGTTGCAGAAGTACGAGAAGGGCACCAACCGGATCAGCGCCGTCCATCTCGATATCTTCTCCCGGATGACCGGGGTGCCGATGGATTACTTCTTCAAGGGCATGCCGCGGAACGACGACTTCACGGCGCCGGGCTTCGCGGAGCCGGAGCAGGCCCCCTTGAGCGAGGGCGGCGGCCTGCAGGGCCTGGCCGAGATCGTCGGGCGTCACATCACCGAGCATTTCACCGAGGAAGCCCGCCGGGACGTCGCCGCCGCGATCCGCGCGCTGGACAATAAGCTCAACGGCTGA
- a CDS encoding tRNA (guanine(46)-N(7))-methyltransferase TrmB, with translation MSDLNGRPGHEADEPERAFFGRRKGKRLRGLQERRLAELLPALRVDLPADDGPLDPRTLFPTLGDAPEAVWLEIGFGGGEHLAAQAEAHPGIGIIGAEPFVNGVVKLLAAIEARSLRNVRIRDEDVTALLARLPDACLDRVYLLYPDPWPKRRQRKRRFVSDASLAEIGRVLKDGGLFRFASDIDDYAGWTLVRAARCPVLTWTASDARDWTRPFPGWPGTRYEAKALAAGRRPTYLEFSRGPR, from the coding sequence ATGTCTGACCTCAACGGACGGCCCGGCCATGAGGCCGACGAGCCGGAGCGCGCCTTCTTCGGGCGGCGCAAGGGCAAGCGCCTGCGCGGCCTGCAGGAGCGGCGCCTCGCCGAGCTTCTGCCGGCGCTCCGCGTCGATCTCCCGGCGGACGACGGCCCGCTCGATCCGCGCACGCTGTTCCCGACCCTCGGCGACGCGCCGGAGGCGGTCTGGCTCGAGATCGGCTTCGGCGGCGGCGAGCACCTCGCCGCCCAGGCCGAGGCGCATCCCGGGATCGGGATCATCGGCGCGGAGCCGTTCGTCAACGGCGTGGTCAAGCTGCTGGCCGCGATCGAGGCGCGGTCCTTGCGCAACGTGCGCATCCGCGACGAGGACGTCACCGCCCTGCTGGCGCGCCTGCCGGACGCCTGCCTGGACCGGGTCTACCTGCTCTATCCCGATCCCTGGCCGAAGCGCCGCCAGCGCAAGCGCCGCTTCGTCTCGGACGCCTCCCTGGCGGAGATCGGCCGCGTCCTGAAGGATGGCGGCCTGTTCCGCTTCGCCAGCGACATCGACGACTACGCCGGCTGGACCCTGGTCCGGGCCGCCCGCTGCCCGGTCCTGACCTGGACGGCATCGGACGCGCGCGACTGGACCCGGCCGTTCCCGGGCTGGCCCGGGACCCGCTACGAGGCGAAGGCGCTGGCGGCGGGGCGGCGCCCGACCTATCTGGAGTTCTCCCGCGGGCCGCGCTGA
- a CDS encoding M48 family metalloprotease produces the protein MAVLAALGACVADQAAGPVVPAVVRVPAEAPRTTGRERAADADHLKLVASFGGEVRAPNVMRMLTEITDRLVKASERPDQTYAVTLLDSPVVNAFALPNGRLYVTRGLVALASDTSEAAAVLAHEMAHVTLNHATARSELELRSALVSRVVADVLNDPDTGAQLQHQSRFALARFSREQELEADATGVRTLAKAGYDPFAAGRFLTALNRSTALKAGAGPGGEPDMLATHPGTAERIAQVTRAARRIGAPGIGADDRAAYLAALDGLPYGDNPRDGAVRGHRFVHPGLGIAFDVPAGFVLENTRSAVLGTTPDGNRRLLFDQIEAKDGQALDAALKGSWNDALDPAGFETREVGGHPAALALSRGKDWTFRLAAIRIGDTTVRMIMAAKGATDPDPAFRPWIASLAAVPPEEAVLRPLRLQVVQAGSTSAEELARRMAVPDRPLDRFLVLNGLERGAALVPGRSYKIVVE, from the coding sequence GTGGCGGTGCTGGCCGCCCTCGGCGCCTGCGTGGCCGACCAGGCCGCCGGCCCGGTGGTGCCGGCCGTAGTCCGGGTGCCCGCCGAGGCCCCGCGCACCACCGGGCGCGAGCGCGCCGCCGACGCGGATCACCTCAAGCTCGTGGCCTCGTTCGGAGGCGAGGTGCGCGCACCCAACGTGATGCGGATGCTCACCGAGATCACGGACCGTCTCGTGAAGGCGAGCGAGCGGCCGGACCAGACCTACGCGGTGACGCTGCTCGATTCGCCCGTGGTCAACGCCTTCGCGCTGCCGAACGGGCGGCTCTACGTCACCCGCGGGCTGGTGGCGCTGGCGAGCGACACCTCCGAGGCGGCGGCCGTGCTCGCCCACGAGATGGCGCACGTGACCCTCAACCACGCGACCGCCCGGAGCGAGTTGGAGCTGCGCTCGGCGCTGGTCAGCCGGGTGGTGGCCGACGTCCTGAACGATCCCGATACCGGCGCGCAGCTGCAGCACCAGTCCCGCTTCGCGCTCGCCCGCTTCTCCCGCGAGCAGGAACTGGAGGCGGACGCCACCGGGGTGCGCACGCTGGCCAAGGCCGGCTACGATCCGTTCGCGGCCGGCCGCTTCCTCACCGCGCTCAACCGCTCCACCGCCCTGAAGGCCGGCGCCGGCCCCGGGGGCGAACCCGACATGCTGGCGACCCACCCGGGCACCGCCGAGCGCATCGCCCAGGTCACCCGGGCGGCGCGCCGGATCGGGGCCCCGGGGATCGGGGCCGACGACCGCGCAGCCTACCTCGCCGCCCTGGACGGGCTTCCGTACGGCGACAACCCGCGCGATGGCGCGGTGCGCGGCCACCGCTTCGTCCATCCGGGGCTCGGCATCGCATTCGACGTGCCGGCGGGGTTCGTCCTGGAGAACACCCGCTCGGCGGTGCTCGGCACGACGCCGGACGGCAACCGGCGCCTGCTGTTCGACCAGATCGAGGCGAAGGACGGCCAGGCCCTCGACGCGGCCCTGAAGGGCAGCTGGAACGACGCGCTCGACCCGGCCGGGTTCGAGACCCGCGAGGTCGGCGGCCACCCGGCGGCCCTGGCGCTGTCGCGGGGCAAGGACTGGACCTTCCGGCTGGCGGCGATCCGGATCGGCGACACCACCGTCCGGATGATCATGGCCGCCAAGGGCGCCACCGACCCGGATCCCGCCTTCCGGCCCTGGATCGCCAGCCTCGCGGCGGTCCCCCCCGAGGAGGCGGTGCTGCGTCCCCTGCGGCTGCAGGTGGTCCAGGCCGGCTCGACCAGCGCGGAGGAGCTCGCCCGCCGCATGGCGGTGCCGGACCGGCCGCTCGACCGGTTCTTGGTCCTCAACGGCCTGGAGCGCGGCGCCGCCCTGGTGCCCGGCCGGAGCTACAAGATCGTGGTGGAATAG
- the metK gene encoding methionine adenosyltransferase: protein MPRSNYLFTSESVSEGHPDKVSDRISDTVVDAYIAAMPEARLGVETMTTTNRVVIAGEVRGPDSVTFENLEELTRQAVKDIGYEQDGFHWKHNEVAIYLHAQSADIAQGVDAAGNKDEGAGDQGIMFGYAADETPELMPAPLFYAHKILKDLADARKKGEGDAAKLGPDAKSQVTVRYENGRPVEATQIVLSTQHLDESLDSADVRAIVEPYIRAALPQGWVNEGTVWHVNPTGKFVIGGPDGDCGLTGRKIIVDTYGGAAPHGGGAFSGKDPTKVDRSAAYAARYLAKNVVAAGLARRATIQLAYAIGVSKPLSIYVDLHGTGQVDEAKLESVLMDAMDLSPRGIRTALGLNKPIYARTAAYGHFGRAPEADGGFSWERTDLAQKLKSALS from the coding sequence ATGCCGCGTTCCAACTACCTGTTCACCAGTGAGTCGGTCTCCGAGGGCCATCCCGACAAGGTCAGCGACCGCATCTCCGATACGGTGGTGGACGCCTACATCGCGGCGATGCCGGAGGCCCGGCTCGGGGTCGAGACCATGACGACCACGAACCGCGTCGTCATCGCGGGCGAGGTGCGCGGCCCGGATTCGGTGACCTTCGAGAACCTCGAGGAGCTGACCCGCCAGGCCGTGAAGGACATCGGCTACGAGCAGGACGGCTTCCACTGGAAGCACAACGAGGTCGCGATCTACCTCCACGCCCAGTCCGCCGACATCGCCCAGGGCGTCGACGCGGCTGGCAACAAGGACGAGGGCGCGGGCGACCAGGGCATCATGTTCGGCTACGCCGCCGACGAGACCCCGGAGCTGATGCCGGCGCCGCTGTTCTACGCCCACAAGATCCTCAAGGACCTCGCCGACGCCCGCAAGAAGGGTGAGGGCGATGCCGCCAAGCTCGGGCCCGACGCCAAGAGCCAGGTCACGGTCCGCTACGAGAACGGCCGCCCGGTCGAGGCGACTCAGATCGTGCTCTCCACCCAGCATCTCGACGAGTCCCTGGACTCGGCCGACGTGCGCGCCATCGTCGAGCCCTACATCCGGGCGGCCCTGCCGCAGGGCTGGGTCAACGAGGGCACCGTCTGGCACGTCAACCCGACCGGCAAGTTCGTGATTGGCGGCCCGGACGGCGATTGCGGCCTCACCGGCCGCAAGATCATCGTCGACACCTACGGCGGCGCGGCTCCGCACGGCGGCGGCGCCTTCTCGGGCAAGGATCCGACCAAGGTCGACCGCTCGGCGGCCTACGCGGCCCGCTACCTCGCCAAGAACGTGGTCGCGGCCGGGCTGGCGCGGCGCGCCACGATCCAGCTCGCCTACGCGATCGGCGTCTCCAAGCCGCTGTCGATCTACGTCGACCTGCACGGCACCGGCCAGGTCGACGAGGCCAAGCTCGAATCCGTCCTGATGGACGCCATGGACCTGTCGCCCCGCGGCATCCGCACGGCGCTCGGCCTGAACAAGCCGATCTACGCCCGCACCGCGGCCTACGGCCATTTCGGCCGCGCCCCCGAGGCGGATGGCGGCTTCTCCTGGGAGCGCACCGACCTCGCTCAGAAGCTGAAGTCGGCGCTGTCATAA
- a CDS encoding SRPBCC family protein, with translation MKRIVLAAACCVGVAGPAWALDVTKSVDVAASPEAVWKTIGGFCGIGDWHPAIEKCVPSKKGAKDVRTLSLKGGGTIVEEQESRDDAKMAYTYTILEGPLPVTDYHSTLMVAKAGNGSKVTWTGTFKAKGAPDPKAQEAIAGVYESGLKGIAAKAQ, from the coding sequence ATGAAGCGCATAGTGTTGGCAGCCGCATGCTGCGTCGGCGTGGCGGGCCCGGCCTGGGCCCTGGACGTGACCAAGTCGGTCGACGTCGCCGCGTCGCCCGAGGCGGTATGGAAGACCATCGGCGGGTTCTGCGGGATCGGCGACTGGCATCCCGCGATCGAGAAATGCGTCCCGTCCAAGAAGGGCGCCAAGGATGTCCGCACCCTCAGCCTGAAGGGCGGCGGCACCATCGTCGAGGAGCAGGAATCCCGCGACGACGCGAAGATGGCCTACACCTACACGATCCTGGAGGGCCCGCTGCCCGTCACGGACTATCATTCGACCCTCATGGTCGCGAAGGCCGGCAACGGCTCCAAGGTGACCTGGACGGGCACGTTCAAGGCCAAGGGCGCCCCCGATCCCAAGGCGCAGGAGGCCATCGCGGGCGTGTACGAGTCCGGGCTGAAGGGCATCGCCGCCAAGGCGCAGTGA
- a CDS encoding glutathione S-transferase family protein: MIRFFYNLSPNPMKVALCLEELGLPYEPVPVDTRKGEQFEPAYAALNPNGKVPTIVDGDVTVFDSNAILLYLSGKTGRFLPEGEPDGGEMLSWLMFVATGIGPFSGQCVHFRHFAPDGGAYATERYAFEARRHWEILNQRLADRTYVLGETYTIVDMAVWGWARMVPFVLGDDAFAGLPHVKRHLDAISARPAAVAAQGLKDRHTFKAEMDDTARGFMFRATRRVA, from the coding sequence GTGATTCGATTCTTCTACAATCTCAGCCCCAACCCGATGAAGGTCGCCCTCTGCCTGGAGGAGCTGGGCCTGCCCTACGAGCCGGTGCCGGTGGATACGCGCAAGGGCGAGCAGTTCGAACCCGCCTACGCGGCGCTCAACCCGAACGGCAAGGTGCCGACCATCGTCGACGGCGACGTGACGGTGTTCGATTCGAACGCGATCCTGCTCTACCTCTCGGGCAAGACCGGCCGGTTCCTGCCCGAGGGCGAGCCGGATGGGGGCGAGATGCTGTCCTGGCTGATGTTCGTGGCCACCGGCATCGGGCCGTTCTCCGGCCAGTGCGTCCACTTCCGCCACTTCGCCCCCGATGGCGGCGCCTACGCCACCGAGCGCTACGCCTTCGAGGCACGCCGCCACTGGGAGATCCTGAACCAGCGCCTCGCGGACCGCACCTACGTGCTGGGCGAAACCTACACGATCGTCGACATGGCGGTGTGGGGCTGGGCCCGCATGGTGCCGTTCGTGCTGGGCGACGACGCCTTCGCGGGCCTGCCCCACGTCAAGCGGCACCTCGACGCGATCAGCGCCCGCCCGGCCGCCGTGGCCGCACAGGGGCTGAAGGACAGGCACACCTTCAAGGCCGAGATGGACGACACGGCGCGCGGCTTCATGTTCCGCGCGACCAGGCGCGTCGCGTAG
- the murJ gene encoding murein biosynthesis integral membrane protein MurJ, translating into MIRSILSVGGWTLVSRVTGFARDVVMAAVMGAGPMADAFVVAFRLPNHFRAIFGEGAFNTAFVPAYAGLAEAGSSGEAHHFADRVFTLMLIVQLVLLNLALPAMPWVVHALAPGFAEDGERFQLAVALTRITFPYLLFMTLVTLLSGILNAHRRFAVAAGAPVLLNLTMLAALSLSFLFPNAAYAAAWGVAVSGVLQFGLLWWGCRRARVMPDLAVPRSDPALKRFFVVLGPAVIGSAGFQIAAFADTIIASWLPTGAVSALYYADRLYQLPFGVIAIAAGTVLLPEMSRRIAAGDVAGAHAAQNRAAGFSLALSAPFMVAFLTIPGLIMAALFQRGAFGAEDAARAASVLAAYGLALPAVVLVRSAVASFYARQDTRTPLWASLTAIGVNVALKLWLTGPYGVTGLALATAVSQWVNLLLLVVLARRRGWTAPGRTLGLTVLGVGLACLALAGVAVYGQGLAEALVPVLAHGREIAVLALLGLAGALVYGGLLAGLLHLFGLRLRRA; encoded by the coding sequence ATGATCCGCTCCATCCTCTCGGTGGGCGGCTGGACCCTGGTCTCGCGCGTCACCGGCTTTGCCCGGGACGTGGTGATGGCCGCCGTGATGGGCGCGGGGCCGATGGCCGACGCCTTCGTGGTCGCGTTCCGGCTGCCGAACCATTTCCGCGCGATCTTCGGCGAGGGGGCGTTCAACACCGCCTTCGTGCCGGCCTATGCCGGGCTCGCCGAGGCGGGCAGCTCCGGCGAGGCGCATCACTTCGCCGACCGCGTCTTCACCCTGATGCTGATCGTGCAGCTCGTGCTGCTCAACCTCGCCCTGCCGGCGATGCCCTGGGTGGTGCACGCCCTGGCGCCGGGCTTCGCCGAGGACGGCGAGCGCTTCCAGCTCGCGGTGGCGCTGACCCGGATCACCTTCCCGTACCTGCTGTTCATGACGCTGGTTACGCTGCTGTCGGGCATCCTCAACGCCCACCGGCGCTTCGCCGTGGCGGCAGGCGCCCCGGTGCTGCTCAACCTCACGATGCTGGCGGCCCTGTCGCTCAGCTTCCTGTTCCCCAACGCCGCCTACGCGGCCGCCTGGGGCGTCGCGGTCTCGGGGGTGCTGCAGTTCGGCCTGCTGTGGTGGGGCTGCCGCCGCGCCCGGGTGATGCCGGATCTGGCCGTGCCGCGCTCCGACCCGGCGCTGAAGCGGTTCTTCGTGGTGCTCGGGCCCGCCGTGATCGGGTCGGCCGGGTTCCAGATCGCGGCCTTCGCCGACACGATCATCGCCAGCTGGCTGCCCACAGGCGCGGTCTCGGCCCTGTACTACGCCGACCGGCTCTACCAGCTGCCGTTCGGGGTGATCGCGATCGCGGCCGGCACGGTGCTGCTGCCGGAGATGAGCCGGCGGATCGCGGCCGGGGACGTCGCCGGCGCGCACGCGGCGCAGAACCGGGCGGCGGGGTTCTCCTTGGCCCTGTCGGCGCCGTTCATGGTCGCGTTCCTGACCATCCCGGGCCTGATCATGGCGGCGCTGTTCCAGCGCGGCGCCTTCGGGGCCGAGGATGCCGCCCGGGCCGCCTCGGTGCTGGCCGCCTACGGGCTCGCCCTGCCCGCCGTGGTGCTGGTGCGCAGCGCGGTGGCGAGCTTCTACGCCCGCCAGGACACCAGGACCCCGCTCTGGGCGTCGCTGACGGCGATCGGGGTCAACGTCGCGCTCAAGCTCTGGCTCACCGGGCCCTACGGCGTCACCGGCCTGGCGCTCGCCACCGCGGTCAGCCAGTGGGTGAACCTGCTGCTGCTGGTCGTCCTGGCCCGCCGCCGCGGCTGGACGGCGCCCGGCCGCACCCTCGGCCTCACGGTGCTGGGCGTGGGGCTCGCCTGCCTGGCGCTGGCCGGGGTGGCCGTCTACGGCCAGGGGCTGGCCGAGGCGCTGGTGCCGGTCCTGGCGCATGGGCGCGAGATCGCTGTCCTGGCCCTGCTCGGGCTGGCCGGGGCTCTCGTCTACGGCGGCCTGCTGGCGGGGCTGCTGCACCTGTTCGGCCTGCGCCTGCGCCGGGCCTAG